One window of the Brevibacterium limosum genome contains the following:
- a CDS encoding LPXTG cell wall anchor domain-containing protein codes for MKKLALAPAVAIAITGLAASPVIAAPEAPSSATQQPGASPAAKSPVQLQEAAAQGVTAHAGEIAVSATSVTVDEFAENGVGIAGAGLEADTEYSMTVEPASGQNVNVFETTVTTDADGAFEDGVEAVGEANPAFVGDYKVTVTNVADESETYNTTFSVTEGEADEPEAPAADPKVSLNTDEISQTDFNKNGINVTGEGFTPGGKVTVVGGGAQSAFATLEVEADEDGKVSATLKFDGEGELPAGDYAIWGVDQESETNSPAQDFTITEDEAEEPTTPAEEAKLTVSPETITPADFVKEDKGVTLAVENCEPGEDVRFLVNPEGESNVTAFDKTVQADDEGKANVNVYGTSASNASAYIGDYDVTVTCGDDELTGDFSVEKDPNAGGGDGNEDGNGGNDDGDNGDAGNGGDLPRTGTELTGLVGGAGLLLIGGVAVALTRRRKKAAQDPADI; via the coding sequence ATGAAGAAGCTCGCCCTCGCCCCCGCGGTGGCCATCGCCATCACCGGCCTGGCCGCATCCCCAGTCATCGCTGCACCCGAGGCTCCCTCCTCGGCAACTCAGCAGCCCGGTGCATCGCCTGCCGCCAAGTCCCCTGTTCAGCTCCAGGAGGCCGCTGCACAAGGAGTCACCGCGCATGCTGGCGAAATTGCAGTGTCGGCTACGAGCGTCACCGTCGACGAATTCGCCGAGAACGGCGTTGGCATCGCTGGGGCTGGTCTCGAAGCAGACACCGAATACTCGATGACCGTTGAACCTGCCAGTGGGCAGAACGTCAACGTCTTCGAAACAACTGTCACAACCGATGCAGACGGTGCCTTCGAAGACGGAGTCGAAGCCGTCGGCGAGGCAAACCCGGCATTCGTCGGAGACTACAAGGTCACCGTCACGAACGTTGCTGACGAGAGCGAAACGTACAACACGACCTTCAGCGTCACTGAGGGCGAAGCCGACGAGCCCGAGGCCCCCGCCGCCGACCCGAAGGTCTCGCTCAACACCGATGAGATCTCGCAGACCGACTTCAACAAGAACGGCATCAACGTCACCGGTGAGGGCTTCACCCCCGGAGGCAAGGTCACCGTCGTAGGCGGAGGCGCGCAGTCGGCTTTCGCCACCCTCGAAGTCGAGGCCGACGAAGACGGAAAGGTCTCCGCAACCCTGAAGTTCGACGGTGAAGGCGAGCTCCCGGCCGGCGACTACGCCATCTGGGGTGTCGACCAGGAGTCCGAGACCAACTCCCCGGCTCAGGACTTCACCATCACCGAAGACGAGGCCGAAGAGCCCACCACTCCTGCTGAAGAAGCCAAGCTGACCGTCTCCCCCGAGACCATCACACCTGCTGACTTCGTCAAGGAAGACAAGGGCGTCACTCTCGCCGTCGAGAACTGCGAGCCCGGTGAAGACGTCCGCTTCCTCGTCAACCCCGAGGGCGAGTCGAACGTCACCGCCTTCGACAAGACCGTCCAGGCTGACGACGAGGGCAAGGCCAACGTCAACGTCTACGGCACCAGCGCCTCCAACGCCTCGGCCTACATCGGCGACTACGATGTGACCGTCACCTGCGGCGATGACGAACTGACCGGTGATTTCTCGGTCGAGAAGGACCCGAACGCCGGTGGCGGCGACGGCAATGAAGATGGCAACGGCGGAAACGACGACGGCGACAACGGAGATGCCGGCAACGGCGGCGACCTGCCCCGCACCGGTACCGAGTTGACCGGCCTCGTCGGCGGCGCGGGCCTCCTCCTCATCGGTGGG